The following proteins come from a genomic window of Ictalurus furcatus strain D&B chromosome 12, Billie_1.0, whole genome shotgun sequence:
- the LOC128616164 gene encoding protein Tob2 translates to MHLEVKVALNFIVSYLYNKLPRRRADLFGEELERILVSRFEGHWYPEAPLRGSAFRCLHLGVPGDPVVDLAARRSGLDMEEVRANVPPELSIWIDPYEVSYQIGEKGAVKVLYMEDPPGLGGEPEVSECLGGLCKGDAELEDGKNLGFNPDAQVFVPIGGQASPVMLPSLSNSPTPLCQGLFSYAGSSTPTDPTVHSNASSPSPPSTGMPYPHPAAQPSSRPTPQQITFTTASFAATKFGSTKMKKCMGNGVVGGSGSVSAPQQRMLSHSPTAMSSISPPGLVKHKPLSLSMHSLAGPVSSQLSPNAKEFVYPASQGPLYFEAEAPHLTHTGPFQTPLPGPAHPHATFDPFSSQPPGHAMGVMGSGSGISFMEGLGGYNLQYSSQAFQPVVLAN, encoded by the coding sequence ATGCATTTAGAGGTGAAAGTTGCACTGAACTTCATAGTGTCCTACTTGTACAACAAGCTCCCACGGCGAAGAGCGGATCTGTTCGGAGAGGAGCTGGAACGAATCTTGGTGTCACGTTTTGAAGGTCATTGGTACCCGGAGGCTCCGTTACGTGGTTCTGCCTTCCGCTGCCTTCATCTTGGAGTCCCTGGGGACCCCGTGGTGGACTTGGCAGCCAGACGGAGTGGGTTGGACATGGAGGAAGTCCGTGCCAATGTCCCTCCAGAGCTTAGCATCTGGATCGACCCTTATGAAGTGTCCTATCAGATTGGCGAGAAAGGGGCTGTGAAAGTTCTCTACATGGAGGATCCGCCAGGTTTGGGTGGTGAACCTGAAGTATCAGAATGCTTAGGAGGGCTTTGTAAAGGAGATGCAGAGCTGGAAGATGGGAAGAATTTGGGCTTCAACCCTGACGCTCAGGTCTTTGTGCCCATAGGTGGCCAAGCATCACCAGTCATGCTTCCATCACTCTCTAATTCACCAACACCGCTCTGTCAAGGTCTGTTCAGCTACGCAGGTTCCAGTACTCCAACGGATCCCACTGTGCACTCCAAcgcctcctctccatctccaccAAGTACAGGGATGCCCTACCCTCACCCAGCTGCCCAACCCAGCTCCCGTCCGACTCCGCAACAAATCACCTTCACCACCGCCAGCTTTGCCGCCACCAAGTTTGGCTCCACCAAGATGAAGAAATGCATGGGGAACGGGGTGGTAGGTGGATCTGGCAGTGTCAGTGCTCCTCAGCAGCGAATGCTGAGCCATTCCCCCACCGCAATGTCCTCCATTTCACCACCTGGACTGGTGAAGCACAAACCCCTATCACTCTCCATGCACTCCCTGGCTGGTCCAGTCTCCAGCCAACTCTCACCCAATGCCAAAGAGTTTGTGTACCCTGCCTCCCAGGGGCCCCTCTATTTTGAAGCTGAGGCTCCACACCTGACCCACACTGGCCCATTCCAGACCCCGCTTCCAGGCCCTGCTCACCCACATGCCACCTTTGATCCATTCTCCAGCCAGCCACCAGGCCATGCTATGGGTGTCATGGGAAGTGGCAGTGGAATTTCTTTCATGGAGGGTCTGGGGGGCTACAACCTGCAGTACTCCAGCCAAGCTTTCCAACCTGTAGTATTGGCTAATTAA